One Cicer arietinum cultivar CDC Frontier isolate Library 1 chromosome 8, Cicar.CDCFrontier_v2.0, whole genome shotgun sequence DNA segment encodes these proteins:
- the LOC101505303 gene encoding cytochrome P450 CYP736A12-like: MFSSTLSISWIILAFILFILSRILSRKQSHNEKKKPPGLQGLPILGSLHILGSLPHRSLQTLSKKYGPIMSLRLGLVPTILVTSPELAELFLKTHESNFASRPKIEASKYISYGYKGLIFSQYGPYWRNMRKVCTLQLLSTTKVESFAPLRKNEVERMVELVKKKERVGEVVNISEIVEGVLEEIVYKMVLGCNKDDMFDLKGLIKEITTLGGKVNFGDYVPWFRILDLQGLRRSFKRTSKAIDKMLEKIINEKEQSFNAQNGSHKDFIVILLSMMDQPTDPNDEQNHIIDRTNIKAIILDMISAAFDTSTTVILWVLSELLRNPKVMKKIQDELNNVVGVKKLVEEIDLVKLKYLDMVIKESFRLHPVIPLIARESIKDIIINGYHIEKNSRILINTWAIGRDPKIWSDNVDVFYPERFIDNNIDIKGYNFEILPFGSGRRGCSGMNLGLVSVKFIIAQLVHCFNWELPKGMSIEELDMTEQFGLTVTRATHLFAVPKYRLLI, translated from the exons ATGTTTTCTTCAACTTTATCAATCTCATGGATCATTTTAGCCTTCATATTATTCATCCTATCAAGAATCTTATCAAGAAAACAAAGCcacaatgaaaagaaaaaaccaCCAGGTCTACAAGGTCTACCAATTTTAGGCAGCCTTCACATCCTAGGGAGCCTTCCTCATCGTTCCCTTCAAACCTTGTCCAAAAAATATGGTCCTATAATGTCTCTAAGATTAGGACTAGTTCCAACAATTCTAGTAACTTCCCCTGAATTAGCTGAACTATTCTTAAAAACACATGAATCTAATTTTGCAAGTAGACCAAAAATTGAAGCATCAAAGTATATTTCTTATGGCTACAAAGGTTTAATTTTTTCTCAATATGGTCCTTATTGGAGAAACATGAGGAAAGTTTGCACCTTGCAACTTCTAAGTACGACGAAAGTTGAGTCCTTTGCACCTTTgaggaagaatgaagttgaAAGGATGGTTGAATtggtaaagaaaaaagaaagggTTGGTGAGGTTGTGAATATTAGTGAAATTGTGGAAGGTGTTTTAGAAGAAATTGTATATAAAATGGTGTTGGGGTGTAATAAGGATGATATGTTTGATTTGAAGGGGTTAATTAAAGAGATTACAACACTAGGTGGAAAGGTTAATTTTGGAGATTACGTGCCTTGGTTTAGAATCTTGGATTTACAG GGATTGAGGAGAAGCTTCAAGAGAACAAGTAAAGCAATTGACAAAATGTTGGAAAAAATAATCAATGAGAAAGAACAAAGTTTCAATGCACAAAATGGTAGTCATAAGGATTTCATAGTAATATTACTCTCAATGATGGATCAACCAACTGACCCTAATGATGAACAAAATCATATAATTGATCGAACAAACATAAAAGCCATTATTTTGGATATGATTTCAGCAGCATTTGATACTTCCACAACTGTTATTTTGTGGGTTTTATCTGAACTATTAAGAAATCCAAAggttatgaaaaaaattcaagatGAGCTAAATAATGTGGTTGGAGTGAAAAAATTAGTAGAAGAAATtgatttagtaaaattaaagtATTTGGATATGGTGATTAAGGAGAGTTTTAGATTACATCCTGTCATACCATTAATTGCAAGAGAATCAATAAAAGACATAATTATTAATGGTTATCACATAGAAAAAAATTCGAGGATCTTGATAAATACATGGGCAATTGGAAGAGATCCAAAAATTTGGTCAGATAATGTTGACGTCTTTTATCCTGAGAGATTTATTgacaataatattgatattaaaggatataattttgaaatattaccaTTTGGATCCGGGCGAAGAGGATGTTCTGGAATGAACTTAGGTCTTGTAAGTGTTAAATTTATTATAGCTCAATTGGTGCATTGTTTTAATTGGGAGCTTCCAAAGGGTATGAGTATTGAGGAATTGGACATGACGGAGCAATTTGGTTTAACAGTAACAAGAGCAACACATTTGTTTGCAGTTCCTAAATATCGTCTTCTTATATAG
- the LOC101505636 gene encoding cytochrome P450 750A1-like — MLPLTLAIPTILFLILILILSSHLIFHPKQHQHNKKHPPGPKPLPIIGNLHILGKLPHRTLQTLSKKHGPIMSLKLGKIPTIIVSSPEIAKQFLKTYDTVFSSRPKIQASKYMFYGGKGLGLAPYGTYWRNMKKLCTLHLLSDSKIKMFEPLRNEELRVLLKSIEKNAILGEVVNLSEMVGEVIANITYKMVLGCNKDSNLDLKGLIREAMNLAGSFNLADFLPWLDIFDLQGLTSRMKKTSKSFDQMVEKIIKDHEHSSNTIKEDPHHKDFIDILLSLMHQSMDPHDKEQKHVIDITNIKAIILDMIGGALDSSTTTIEWIMSELLRHPNVMKKLQNEIENVVGMNNKVKDIHFENLPYLNMIVKETLRLYPAGPLLAPRECLKDVTIDGYYIKKNSRVIINAWAIGRDPKVWTDNCDVFYPERFMNSNVDLRGHDFQLIPFGSGRRGCPGIQLGLNTVRLVVAQLVHCFNWELPFGISPNDLDMSEKFGLSMPRNSHLLVVPTIRRHKKPPGLEGLPILGNLHILGSLPHRTLQTLSQKYGPIMSLRLGLVPTIVVTSPELAELFLKTHESNFASRPKIEASKYLSYGNKGLVFSQYGPYWRNMRKVCTLQLLSVMKVESFAPLRKNEVERMVELVKKKERVGEVVNISEIVEGVLEEIVYKMVLGCSKDDMFDLKGLVKEIMLLAGKFNFADFVPWIGVLDLQGLRRSFKRTSKALDKMLEKIINDKEQSFNAQNGGHKDFIEILLSMMDQPIDPYDEQNHIIDRTNIKAIILDMISAAFDTSTTVILWVLSELLRNPKVIKKIQDELDKVVGVKKLVEEIDLVKLNYLDMVIKESFRLHPATPLIMRASIKDTIINGYHIEKNSRILINIWAIGRDPKIWSDNVDVFYPERFIDNNIDIKGNDFEMLPFGSGRRGCPGMNLGLVSVKFILAQLMHCFNWELPKGISIEELDMMEQYGLTAPRATHLFAVPKYRLLI; from the exons ATGTTACCTCTAACATTAGCTATTCCTACAATACTCTTTCTAATACTCATTTTGATTCTATCATCTCATCTAATTTTTCATCCAAAACAAcatcaacataataaaaaacATCCACCTGGTCCAAAACCTCTCCCAATTATTGGCAACCTTCACATACTAGGAAAACTTCCACATCGTACCCTTCAAACCCTTTCTAAAAAACATGGACCCATCATGTCCTTAAAATTAGGAAAAATTCCAACTATTATAGTTTCTTCCCCTGAAATAGCCAAACAATTCCTTAAAACTTATGACACTGTTTTCTCTAGTAGACCAAAAATTCAAGCCTCAAAATACATGTTTTATGGTGGAAAAGGATTGGGTTTAGCTCCATATGGCACCTATTGGCGCAATATGAAAAAACTTTGTACTTTGCATCTTTTAAGtgattcaaaaattaaaatgtttgaaCCTTTGAGGAACGAGGAATTGAGAGTGTTGTTGAAATCGATTGAGAAAAATGCGATTTTAGGTGAAGTTGTGAATCTTAGTGAGATGGTTGGAGAAGTGATAgcaaatattacttataaaatggTGTTGGGGTGTAATAAAGATAGTAATTTGGATTTAAAAGGACTTATCCGTGAAGCAATGAACTTGGCTGGAAGTTTTAATTTGGCAGATTTTTTGCCTTGGTTAGACATATTTGATCTTCAG GGACTAACAAGTCGAATGAAGAAAACAAGCAAATCATTTGACCAAATGGTGGAGAAGATAATCAAAGATCATGAGCATTCTTCAAACACCATAAAAGAAGACCCTCACCATAAGGACTTTATTGACATATTACTTTCATTAATGCATCAATCCATGGATCCTCATGACAAAGAACAAAAACATGTCATTGATATAACTAATATCAAAGCAATTATATTAGACATGATTGGTGGAGCATTAGACTCATCTACAACAACAATTGAATGGATCATGTCCGAACTCTTAAGACATCCAAATGTTATGAAGAAACTTCAAAATGAGATAGAAAATGTGGTTGGTATGAATAATAAGGTAAAAGATATTCACTTTGAAAATTTACCTTATCTTAATATGATAGTGAAAGAGACATTAAGATTATATCCAGCTGGACCGTTACTAGCACCTCGCGAGTGTTTAAAAGATGTCACAATTGATGGTTACTACATAAAGAAAAATTCTAGAGTCATAATAAATGCTTGGGCAATAGGACGAGATCCTAAAGTTTGGACGGATAATTGTGACGTGTTTTATCCAGAGAGATTTATGAATAGTAATGTTGATCTTAGAGGACATGATTTTCAACTTATACCATTTGGATCGGGCCGTCGAGGGTGTCCAGGCATTCAATTGGGCCTAAATACTGTTAGGCTTGTTGTGGCCCAATTGGTGCATTGTTTTAATTGGGAGCTTCCATTTGGTATATCTCCTAATGATTTGGACATGAGTGAGAAATTTGGCCTCTCAATGCCAAGAAATAGCCACTTGCTAGTTGTGCCAACAATTCGTAGACAT aaaaaaccaCCAGGTCTAGAAGGTCTACCAATTTTAGGCAACCTTCACATCCTAGGGAGCCTTCCTCATCGTACTCTTCAAACCTTGTCCCAAAAATATGGTCCTATAATGTCTCTAAGATTAGGACTAGTTCCAACAATTGTAGTAACTTCCCCTGAATTAGCTGAACTATTCTTAAAAACACATGAATCTAATTTTGCAAGTAGACCAAAAATTGAAGCATCAAAGTATCTTTCTTATGGCAACAAAGGTTTAGTTTTTTCTCAATATGGTCCTTATTGGAGAAACATGAGAAAAGTTTGCACCTTGCAACTTCTAAGTGTGATGAAAGTTGAGTCCTTTGCACCTTTgaggaagaatgaagttgaAAGGATGGTTGAATtggtaaagaaaaaagaaagggTTGGTGAGGTTGTGAATATTAGTGAAATTGTGGAAGGTGTTTTAGAAGAAATTGTGTATAAAATGGTGTTGGGGTGTAGTAAGGATGATATGTTTGATTTGAAGGGGTTAGTTAAAGAGATTATGCTTCTAGCTGGAAAGTTTAATTTTGCAGATTTTGTGCCTTGGATTGGAGTCTTGGATTTACAG gGATTAAGGAGAAGCTTCAAGAGAACAAGTAAAGCACTTGATAAAATGTTGGAAAAAATAATCAATGATAAAGAACAAAGTTTCAATGCACAAAATGGTGGTCATAAAGATTTCATAGAAATATTACTCTCAATGATGGACCAACCAATTGACCCTTATGATGAACAAAATCATATAATTGATCGAACAAACATAAAAGCCATTATTTTAGATATGATTTCAGCAGCATTTGATACTTCCACAACTGTTATTTTGTGGGTTTTATCTGAGCTATTAAGAAATCCAaaggttataaaaaaaattcaagatgaACTAGACAAAGTGGTTGGAGTGAAAAAATTAGTAGAGGAAATtgatttagtaaaattaaattatttggatATGGTGATTAAGGAGAGTTTTAGATTACATCCTGCCACGCCATTAATTATGAGAGCGTCCATAAAAGATACAATTATTAATGGTTATCACATTGAAAAAAATTCGAGGATCTTGATAAATATATGGGCAATTGGAAGAGATCCAAAAATTTGGTCGGATAATGTTGACGTCTTTTATCCTGAGAGATTTATTgacaataatattgatattaaagGAAATGATTTTGAGATGTTACCATTTGGGTCTGGCCGAAGAGGATGTCCTGGAATGAACTTAGGTCTTGTAagtgttaaatttattttagctCAATTGATGCATTGTTTTAATTGGGAGCTTCCAAAGGGTATTAGTATTGAGGAATTGGACATGATGGAGCAATATGGTTTAACAGCCCCAAGAGCAACACATTTGTTTGCAGTTCCAAAATATCGTCTTCTTATATAG
- the LOC101505961 gene encoding probable 3-beta-hydroxysteroid-Delta(8),Delta(7)-isomerase yields the protein MENGSHPHPYIPKDMILPNYVPCFLSQSNILSVYASFTLILFSLTWIFSERLKKTKVDRILIFWWAFTGLTHIILEGYFVFAPEFFKDNTGFYLAEVWKEYSKGDSRYAGRDAAVVTVEGLTAVLEGPASLLAVYAIATGKSYSYILQFAISLGQLYGTAVYYITAILEGDNFSTNSFYYYSYYIGANFSWIVIPSIISIRCWKKISAAFRVQSQTKKPKLR from the exons ATGGAGAATGGATCTCATCCTCATCCCTACATTCCAAAAGACATGATTCTTCCAAACTACGTTCCTTGTTTCCTCTCACAATCAAATATTCTCTCTGTCTATGCTTCCTTCACTCTCATCCTCTTTTCTCTCACTTGGATCTTCTCAG AACGTCTCAAGAAAACAAAAGTTGATAGGATCCTGATTTTCTGGTGGGCCTTCACAGGCCTCACACACATTATTCTCGAGGGTTACTTCGTTTTTGCACCGGAGTTTTTCAAGGATAATACTGGCTTTTACCTTGCTGAAGTTT GGAAGGAGTATAGCAAAGGGGATTCAAGGTATGCAGGAAGGGATGCAGCGGTCGTCACTGTTGAAGGACTAACTGCAGTTTTGGAGGGTCCAGCTAGTCTTCTGGCAGT TTATGCAATAGCTACTGGGAAATCATACAGCTACATACTTCAATTTGCCATTTCTTTGGGCCAACTCTATGGAACTGCTGTATATTATATAACAGCGATTTTGGAAGGCGATAACTTTTCAACAAATTCATTTTACTACTACTCATACTACATCGGAGCAAACTTCTCTTGGATCGTTATACCCTCAATCATCTCCATCCGCTGCTGGAAGAAGATTAGTGCCGCGTTTCGAGTTCAAAGCCAGACGAAGAAGCCTAAACTTCGTTGA
- the LOC101506269 gene encoding protein PLANT CADMIUM RESISTANCE 7, with protein sequence MYNGAQIPYINGPPTGRWTTGLFDCCEEPGNSCLTCCCPRLTFGRNVEIIDQGRTSATQARLIFCALGCFGLGSIYSYRFRSGLRALYNLPEEPCMDFCVHYCCPICALCQEYRELKNRGLDPSKGWKANEGKMKTNQVPPQVAMGMTR encoded by the exons ATGTATAATGGTGCACAAATTCCATACATTAATGGTCCACCAACTGGAAGATGGACAACAGGTTTATTTGATTGCTGTGAAGAGCCTGGAAATA GCTGTTTAACTTGTTGCTGTCCACGTCTCACCTTTGGTCGAAATGTTGAGATCATAGACCAAGGAAGAACAT cTGCTACACAAGCTCGATTGATATTTTGTGCCCTTGGTTGTTTTGGACTTGGAAGCATATATTCATACAGATTTAGAAGTGGACTAAGAGCCCTATACAATTTACCAGAAGAACCATGCATGGACTTTTGTGTTCACTATTGTTGTCCTATTTGTGCCCTTTGCCAAGAATATAGAGAACTCAAAAACCGTGGACTCGACCCCTCAAAAG GTTGGAAAGCAAATGAGGGAAAAATGAAGACCAACCAAGTGCCTCCACAAGTTGCAATGGGCATGACTCGCTAG
- the LOC101506593 gene encoding proteasome subunit beta type-4-like, with amino-acid sequence MDSVDESQRTLYPYVTGSSVVAIKYKDGILMAADMGGSYGSTLRYKSVERLKPIGKHSLLGASGEISDFQEIMRYLDELILNDNMWDDGNSLGPKEVLNYLTRVMYNRRNKFNPLWNSLVLGGVKKGQKYLGTVNMIGINYEDNHVATGLGNHLARPILRDEWNENLTFEEGVRLLEKCMRVLLYRDRSAVNKIQISKITEEGATVFPPFSLKTYWEFSAFKNPTVGAEGSW; translated from the exons ATGGACTCTGTAGATGAAAGCCAGAGAACTCT GTACCCATATGTTACTGGCTCCTCCGTCGTTGCTATCAAATACAAAGATGGGATTCTTATGGCTGCTGATATGGGAG GTTCATATGGATCTACGTTGCGATACAAGAGTGTTGAGCGTTTGAAGCCTATTGGAAAGCACTCCCTTCTTGGCGCTAGTGGGGAAATAAGCGACTTTCAGGAGATTATGCGCTACCTTGATGAGCTTAT CCTTAATGACAACATGTGGGATGATGGGAATTCTTTGGGACCTAAGGAGGTGCTCAACTATCTAACTCGGGTGATGTACAATAGGCGCAACAAGTTCAATCCATTGTGGAACTCGCTTGTTCTTGGTGGTGTTAAAAAGGGGCAGAAGTATCTTGGCACG GTTAACATGATTGGTATTAATTACGAAGACAACCATGTGGCAACCGGGCTTGGAAATCATCTTGCTAGGCCAATTCTCCGTGATGAGTGGAATGAAAACTTGACATTTGAAGAAGGTGTCAGGTTACTTGAAAAATGCATGCGTGTGCTATTATACCGTGATAGGTCTGCCGTCAACAAGATTCAG ATATCTAAAATTACCGAAGAAGGTGCTACTGTTTTCCCGCCATTCTCTTTGAAAACATACTGGGAGTTCTCGGCCTTCAAGAATCCTACGGTTGGTGCCGAAGGTTCATGGTAG